The Actinomadura sp. WMMB 499 genome includes a window with the following:
- a CDS encoding nitrate- and nitrite sensing domain-containing protein: protein MPNPRDAGGTPPRRRTRPIRRRIALLLAIPLSALLVMWGVPATVTWTNALQRFDFSTVYNDVGVPATSAVEAVQQERAAAVRALATGSNADEERFRALVDRTDAAVAAFRSSALKPETREAMDARVEQRVEWNTGAFDGLGSLRSQVEIGGTTPLAAINGYSAVIDTVIRTLTTLVSVDDVTVYRNTSAVLHNYWAREFMLREDALLTALGGGSMDTVSRAAFASWAGSREQFFALGGAGADGEIATIMENLADSGEYTAYTTLESGVVNNGIAPSRREWRGTVDRLDPVWLRAALGANDSLSREYVDPAGDRIMLGFYAAGGLGLLAVIASVALSLLFARRLTDELRRLQDTAQRLAHERLPAVVARLRKGETVDVQSAAPPPGTGGTTEIALVGEAFDAVQRTAIGEAIAEAELRAGINRVFINLSWRSQSLLHRQLRLLDQMERRASSPEELEDLFRLDHLTTRMRRHAEGLVILSGSPTVRAWDHPVPAEDVVRAAIAEVEDYTRVVVTGASRAAVIGSVVADVIHLLAELIENAAAFSPPATEVTVKVDTVANGLAVEVVDRGIGLSAQERAELNRRLASDVEFDLADTDRLGLFVVAKLAARHGVKVSLQASAYGGTTAVVLVPHALVTVDDDLEPASEAERRVMSATAAPPRPSGRRSVTRLESLPRLGSRDRPELAGPPTPTYVPSAGPLSEPPADPYGPPAADPYDPPAVGPAAGLSADPYGAPPPSYLPSAPPLPAPAPEPVAEPVAVAEPVAEPAARPHAEPSVPVGPGAGGGTGEAESSEVTGRLPRRVRQRNLAPQLRRPGAPPGGAADDDFPEPSPELSRDLMSSLQSGWLRGRDEGGDPDDLEPRDEWGRS from the coding sequence GTGCCGAACCCTCGGGACGCCGGCGGGACGCCCCCGCGGCGGCGCACGCGCCCCATCCGGCGCCGGATCGCGCTGCTGCTGGCGATCCCCCTCAGCGCCCTGCTCGTGATGTGGGGCGTGCCGGCGACGGTCACGTGGACCAACGCCCTGCAGCGGTTCGACTTCTCCACCGTGTACAACGACGTCGGCGTTCCCGCGACGTCGGCGGTCGAGGCCGTCCAGCAGGAGCGGGCCGCCGCCGTCCGGGCGCTGGCGACGGGCAGCAACGCCGACGAGGAGCGGTTCCGGGCGCTCGTGGACAGGACGGACGCGGCCGTGGCCGCGTTCCGCTCGTCCGCGCTGAAGCCGGAGACCCGCGAGGCGATGGACGCCCGGGTCGAGCAGCGCGTGGAGTGGAACACCGGCGCGTTCGACGGCCTCGGCTCGCTGCGCTCCCAGGTGGAGATCGGCGGCACCACGCCGCTGGCCGCGATCAACGGCTACAGCGCGGTGATCGACACCGTGATCCGTACGCTGACGACGCTGGTCAGCGTCGACGACGTCACCGTCTACCGGAACACCAGCGCGGTCCTGCACAACTACTGGGCCCGGGAGTTCATGCTCCGGGAGGACGCGCTGCTCACCGCGCTCGGCGGCGGGTCGATGGACACCGTCAGCCGTGCCGCGTTCGCGTCCTGGGCGGGCAGCCGGGAGCAGTTCTTCGCGCTCGGCGGCGCCGGCGCGGACGGCGAGATCGCCACGATCATGGAGAATCTGGCGGACTCCGGGGAGTACACCGCCTACACGACGCTGGAGAGCGGCGTCGTCAACAACGGGATCGCGCCGTCCCGCCGCGAGTGGCGCGGCACGGTCGACAGGCTCGACCCGGTCTGGCTGCGCGCCGCCCTGGGAGCCAACGACTCGCTGTCCCGCGAGTACGTGGACCCCGCGGGCGACCGGATCATGCTCGGCTTCTACGCCGCGGGCGGGCTGGGACTGCTCGCGGTCATCGCGTCCGTCGCCCTGTCGCTGCTGTTCGCGCGGCGGCTGACCGACGAGCTGCGGCGCCTGCAGGACACGGCGCAGCGGCTCGCGCACGAGCGGCTGCCGGCCGTCGTGGCCCGGCTGCGCAAGGGCGAGACGGTCGACGTGCAGAGCGCGGCGCCCCCGCCCGGGACCGGCGGGACGACCGAGATCGCGCTGGTCGGCGAGGCGTTCGACGCCGTGCAGCGCACCGCGATCGGCGAGGCGATCGCGGAGGCCGAGCTGCGCGCCGGGATCAACCGCGTGTTCATCAACCTGTCGTGGCGGAGCCAGTCGCTGCTGCACCGGCAGCTGCGGCTGCTCGACCAGATGGAGCGCCGCGCGTCCAGCCCGGAGGAGCTCGAGGACCTGTTCCGCCTCGACCACCTCACCACCCGCATGCGGCGGCACGCCGAGGGCCTGGTCATCCTGTCCGGCTCCCCCACGGTGCGGGCCTGGGACCATCCCGTCCCGGCGGAGGACGTGGTGCGGGCCGCGATCGCCGAGGTCGAGGACTACACGCGCGTGGTGGTGACCGGCGCCTCGCGCGCCGCGGTGATCGGCAGCGTGGTCGCCGACGTCATCCACCTGCTCGCCGAGCTGATCGAGAACGCCGCGGCGTTCTCCCCGCCGGCCACCGAGGTGACCGTCAAGGTCGACACGGTCGCCAACGGGCTGGCCGTCGAGGTCGTGGACCGCGGGATCGGGCTGAGCGCGCAGGAGCGCGCCGAGCTGAACCGGCGGCTGGCCAGCGACGTCGAGTTCGACCTGGCCGACACCGACCGGCTCGGCCTGTTCGTCGTCGCCAAGCTCGCGGCACGGCACGGCGTCAAGGTGTCGCTGCAGGCGTCGGCGTACGGGGGCACGACCGCGGTCGTCCTCGTCCCGCACGCGCTGGTCACGGTGGACGACGACCTGGAGCCCGCGTCGGAGGCCGAACGGCGCGTCATGTCCGCGACGGCCGCTCCGCCGCGGCCGAGCGGGCGGCGGTCGGTCACCCGGCTGGAGTCGCTGCCCCGCCTCGGGAGCCGCGACCGGCCGGAGCTGGCCGGGCCGCCCACGCCGACGTACGTCCCGTCGGCCGGACCGCTCTCCGAACCGCCCGCCGACCCGTACGGCCCGCCGGCCGCCGATCCGTACGACCCGCCGGCCGTCGGCCCGGCCGCCGGTCTTTCCGCCGATCCGTACGGCGCGCCCCCGCCCTCCTACCTGCCTTCGGCTCCGCCGCTCCCCGCGCCCGCGCCCGAGCCGGTCGCCGAGCCGGTCGCCGTCGCCGAACCGGTCGCCGAACCGGCTGCGAGGCCGCACGCGGAACCGTCCGTCCCGGTGGGACCCGGCGCCGGCGGCGGGACGGGCGAGGCGGAGTCGAGCGAGGTGACCGGGCGGCTGCCCAGGCGGGTGCGGCAGCGCAACCTCGCGCCGCAGCTGCGGCGGCCGGGCGCGCCACCGGGCGGGGCGGCCGACGACGACTTCCCGGAGCCGAGCCCGGAGCTGAGCCGCGACCTGATGTCCTCGCTACAGTCGGGGTGGTTGCGCGGCAGGGACGAGGGCGGCGATCCGGACGATCTCGAACCACGCGATGAATGGGGGCGATCATGA
- a CDS encoding Crp/Fnr family transcriptional regulator, with protein sequence MAPHAPSSQHPGFWPALDAAQQAALRAVARVRQFGARAPLVYQGDESDHVIVIERGWAKITATTEDGHDVVLAVRGPGDLIAESAALGGRTRSATVTALSPIRALVVPASRFTGFLETHPDVWRLVTGTFVHRLDDHDRRLQAHAAARGARRLALLLAQLAERSAHHVPPAPDGAIEIGPPLSQAELGSWTDASRETVARALTVLRRAGLIRTGRRRIVVLDLPGLRDYADRDPDDPDAPGARTARPGRTGHRSG encoded by the coding sequence TTGGCCCCGCACGCGCCCTCCTCCCAGCACCCCGGCTTCTGGCCGGCGCTCGACGCCGCCCAGCAGGCCGCGCTCCGCGCCGTCGCGCGCGTCCGGCAGTTCGGCGCCCGCGCGCCGCTCGTCTACCAGGGCGACGAGTCCGACCACGTCATCGTGATCGAGCGCGGCTGGGCGAAGATCACCGCGACGACCGAGGACGGCCACGACGTGGTGCTCGCGGTCCGCGGCCCCGGCGACCTGATCGCCGAGAGCGCCGCGCTCGGCGGCCGCACCCGGTCGGCGACGGTGACGGCGCTGTCGCCGATCCGCGCGCTGGTCGTCCCGGCGTCCCGCTTCACCGGGTTCCTGGAGACCCACCCGGACGTGTGGCGGCTGGTCACCGGGACGTTCGTGCACCGGCTCGACGATCACGACCGCCGCCTGCAGGCGCACGCCGCCGCCCGCGGCGCCCGCCGGCTCGCGCTGCTGCTCGCGCAGCTCGCCGAACGGTCCGCGCACCACGTCCCGCCCGCCCCCGACGGCGCGATCGAGATCGGCCCGCCGCTCTCCCAGGCCGAACTCGGCAGCTGGACCGACGCGTCCCGCGAGACGGTCGCGCGCGCGCTCACCGTGCTGCGCCGCGCCGGGCTGATCCGAACCGGACGCCGCCGGATCGTCGTCCTCGACCTGCCGGGCCTGCGCGACTACGCCGACCGGGATCCCGACGATCCGGACGCTCCGGGCGCCCGGACCGCGCGCCCCGGCCGCACCGGCCACCGGTCCGGCTGA
- a CDS encoding DUF3291 domain-containing protein → MPTLPWIAVESPDPDAEVLVMASRLEVRSLRHVPGFFLASLALLRQARTSPGAHGFTLKADLTKRTFWTLSAWYDRGALQAYSSAEPHLSTMRRKRAVMRDSTFVFWTVRGADLPIGWPDAQERLAAKAREPAARS, encoded by the coding sequence ATGCCCACGCTGCCCTGGATCGCCGTGGAGTCTCCGGACCCGGACGCCGAGGTGCTGGTGATGGCGTCCCGCCTGGAGGTCCGCTCACTGCGACACGTCCCCGGTTTCTTCCTCGCCTCGCTCGCCCTGCTGCGCCAGGCGCGCACGTCGCCGGGGGCGCACGGGTTCACGCTGAAGGCCGACCTGACGAAGCGGACGTTCTGGACGCTGTCCGCCTGGTACGACCGCGGGGCCCTGCAGGCCTACTCGTCCGCCGAACCGCACCTGTCCACCATGCGCCGCAAGCGCGCGGTGATGCGCGACTCGACGTTCGTGTTCTGGACGGTCCGGGGCGCCGACCTGCCGATCGGCTGGCCGGACGCGCAGGAGCGGCTCGCCGCGAAGGCCCGCGAGCCCGCCGCGCGGAGCTGA
- a CDS encoding 4Fe-4S dicluster domain-containing protein — MGFFTDTSVCIGCKACEVACKEWNAVPEDGLEFTGMSYDNTQGLGADTWRHVAFIEQDRPVSARPDDGTVPSAEGDGGMRWLMSSDVCKHCTHAACLDVCPTGSLFRTEFGTVVVQEDICNGCGYCIPACPYGVIDQRKGDGRAWKCTLCYDRLGAGMEPACAKACPTDSIQYGPLDELRERATLRVEQLHGMGVEDARLYGHDPEDGVGGDGAFFLLLDEPEVYGLPPDPVVTTRDLPSIWRHTGAAAAALAGGLAAVFAVHGLRGGPR; from the coding sequence ATGGGGTTCTTCACCGACACGTCGGTGTGCATCGGCTGCAAGGCGTGCGAAGTCGCCTGCAAGGAGTGGAACGCGGTCCCCGAGGACGGCCTGGAGTTCACGGGCATGTCCTACGACAACACGCAGGGGCTCGGCGCCGACACGTGGCGGCACGTCGCGTTCATCGAGCAGGACAGGCCGGTGTCGGCGCGGCCGGACGACGGGACCGTCCCGTCCGCCGAGGGCGACGGCGGGATGCGCTGGCTGATGTCGTCGGACGTCTGCAAGCACTGCACGCACGCGGCGTGCCTGGACGTCTGCCCGACCGGTTCGCTGTTCCGCACCGAGTTCGGCACGGTCGTGGTGCAGGAGGACATCTGCAACGGCTGCGGCTACTGCATCCCGGCGTGCCCCTACGGCGTCATCGACCAGCGCAAGGGCGACGGGCGGGCGTGGAAGTGCACGCTGTGCTACGACCGGCTCGGCGCCGGGATGGAGCCGGCGTGCGCGAAGGCGTGCCCGACCGACTCCATCCAGTACGGGCCGCTGGACGAGCTGCGCGAGCGGGCCACGCTGCGCGTCGAGCAGCTGCACGGCATGGGGGTGGAGGACGCGCGCCTGTACGGGCACGACCCCGAGGACGGAGTCGGCGGCGACGGCGCGTTCTTCCTGCTGCTGGACGAACCGGAGGTGTACGGGCTGCCGCCCGACCCGGTCGTCACCACCCGGGACCTGCCGTCGATCTGGCGGCACACCGGCGCGGCGGCCGCCGCGCTCGCGGGCGGGCTCGCCGCGGTGTTCGCCGTTCACGGCCTGCGGGGAGGCCCGCGGTGA
- the nrfD gene encoding NrfD/PsrC family molybdoenzyme membrane anchor subunit, translating to MIGQGGHAPDGRRGRRRGRRGEAAMVPDAEFRSYYGRPILNPPVWKAADIAGYFFLGGLAGAGSVLAAGAHLTGRRAAARALKISSLAAITGSTAALIHDLGRPARFANMLRVMKPTSPMSMGSWLLAAYGPAAGAAAVLEVTGLLPRLGHAATAGAAALGPGVAAYTAALAADTAVPAWHEGYRELPFVFVGSAAAAASGMALVAAPARETAPMRTAAVCGTALEIGATKLMERRLGVIAETYRQGTAGRLMRAAQALTVAGAAGGALLGGRSRTAAVLGGAALLAGSACTRFGVFHAGLRSAEDPKYTVVPQRERIRERAAGAA from the coding sequence ATGATCGGGCAGGGCGGCCACGCGCCGGACGGGCGGCGCGGGCGGCGCCGGGGGCGGCGCGGCGAGGCGGCGATGGTGCCGGACGCCGAGTTCCGCTCGTACTACGGCAGGCCCATCCTGAACCCGCCCGTCTGGAAGGCCGCCGACATCGCCGGGTACTTCTTCCTCGGCGGGCTCGCCGGGGCCGGGTCGGTGCTGGCCGCCGGCGCGCACCTCACCGGGCGCCGCGCGGCGGCGCGGGCGCTGAAGATCTCGTCGCTGGCGGCGATCACGGGGTCGACCGCCGCGCTGATCCACGACCTCGGGCGTCCCGCCCGGTTCGCGAACATGCTGCGGGTGATGAAGCCGACGTCCCCGATGAGCATGGGGTCGTGGCTGCTGGCGGCGTACGGCCCGGCGGCGGGCGCGGCGGCGGTGCTGGAGGTCACGGGGCTGCTCCCCCGGCTCGGGCACGCCGCCACGGCCGGCGCGGCGGCGCTCGGCCCGGGCGTCGCCGCCTACACCGCCGCGCTGGCCGCCGACACGGCCGTCCCGGCCTGGCACGAGGGGTACCGGGAGCTGCCGTTCGTGTTCGTGGGCTCGGCCGCCGCGGCGGCGTCCGGGATGGCGCTGGTCGCCGCCCCGGCGCGGGAGACGGCGCCGATGCGGACGGCCGCGGTGTGCGGGACCGCGCTGGAGATCGGGGCGACGAAGCTGATGGAGCGGCGGCTCGGCGTGATCGCCGAGACCTACCGGCAGGGCACGGCCGGCAGGCTGATGCGCGCCGCGCAGGCGCTGACGGTCGCGGGGGCGGCCGGCGGGGCGCTGCTCGGCGGGCGGAGCCGGACGGCCGCGGTCCTCGGCGGCGCGGCCCTGCTGGCGGGCTCGGCCTGCACCCGGTTCGGGGTGTTCCACGCCGGCCTGCGATCCGCGGAGGACCCCAAGTACACGGTGGTGCCGCAGCGCGAGCGGATCCGCGAGCGCGCGGCCGGAGCCGCGTGA
- a CDS encoding ATP/GTP-binding protein — protein MNFAASDAASAAAPAAARDDDVPLHTLKILVAGGFGVGKTTLVSAVSEVRPLRTEETLTDVSTGVDDLRGVEGKTTTTVAMDFGRITFSGGVRLYLFGTPGQERFWFMWDQISYGAVGAVVLVDTRRLTTSFASIDFFEQREIPFVIAANVFDGARRYTVEEIRDALDVDPHVPVVLCDVRRPDVAKDILVKLVEHSLQQAGY, from the coding sequence ATGAACTTCGCCGCCTCTGACGCCGCCTCCGCCGCGGCCCCCGCCGCCGCGCGGGACGACGACGTCCCGCTGCACACGCTGAAGATCCTCGTGGCGGGCGGTTTCGGCGTCGGGAAGACCACGCTGGTGAGCGCGGTCAGCGAGGTGCGCCCGCTGCGCACCGAGGAGACCCTCACCGACGTCTCCACCGGCGTCGACGACCTGCGCGGGGTGGAGGGCAAGACCACCACGACGGTCGCGATGGACTTCGGCCGCATCACCTTCTCCGGCGGCGTGCGGCTGTACCTGTTCGGGACGCCCGGCCAGGAGCGGTTCTGGTTCATGTGGGACCAGATCTCCTACGGCGCGGTGGGCGCCGTCGTCCTGGTCGACACCCGGCGCCTGACGACGAGCTTCGCCTCCATCGACTTCTTCGAGCAGCGCGAGATCCCGTTCGTGATCGCCGCGAACGTCTTCGACGGCGCCCGCCGCTACACGGTCGAGGAGATCCGCGACGCGCTGGACGTCGACCCGCACGTCCCGGTGGTCCTGTGCGACGTGCGCCGCCCGGACGTCGCCAAGGACATCCTGGTCAAACTGGTGGAGCACTCGCTCCAGCAGGCGGGCTACTGA
- a CDS encoding roadblock/LC7 domain-containing protein, whose protein sequence is MKQQGHASGELDWLLDDLVERVGEVHQAVLLSRDGLVMGASGGVTRKDAEFLAALSSGFHSLANGAREHFQAKHVRQTVVELDGMLFFIMPAGDGSCLAVLSDAGGNAGLVAYETTMLIKRVRRQLGTAPRSSGPEDPAVRAGTSG, encoded by the coding sequence ATGAAGCAGCAGGGGCACGCGAGCGGTGAGCTCGACTGGCTGCTCGACGACCTGGTCGAACGGGTCGGCGAGGTGCATCAGGCGGTGCTGCTGTCCCGCGACGGCCTGGTCATGGGCGCCTCGGGCGGCGTCACCCGCAAGGACGCCGAGTTCCTCGCCGCGCTGTCGTCGGGATTCCACAGCCTGGCCAACGGCGCGCGGGAGCACTTCCAGGCCAAGCACGTACGGCAGACCGTCGTCGAGCTGGACGGCATGCTGTTCTTCATCATGCCGGCGGGCGACGGCAGCTGCCTGGCCGTGCTGAGCGACGCGGGCGGCAACGCCGGCCTCGTCGCCTACGAGACCACCATGCTGATCAAGCGCGTCCGGCGCCAGCTGGGCACCGCGCCGCGCTCGTCCGGCCCCGAGGACCCGGCGGTGCGGGCCGGCACCTCGGGCTGA
- a CDS encoding acyl-CoA dehydrogenase family protein, whose protein sequence is MPAIRHLPTQESADLIALTREIAAKELAPRVADAERTGEFAREVFTTLGRAGLLTLPYPEEFGGGAQPYEIYLQVLEEIGAVWASVGVGVSVHALSCFPLFAFGTDEQRARWLPDMLSGERLGAYCLSEAHAGSDPAAMRAKAVRDGDAYVLNGAKAWTTHGGKADFYTVMARTSDDGARGISCFHVPAGTDGLEFDAPEDKMGLMGSTTATVRLEGVRVPADHLIGREGQGLSIALAGLDAGRLGIAAVATGLAQGALDTAVAYAKEREAFGKAIIEHQGLAFVLADMEAAIESARATYLAAARLKDAGLPYGREASVAKLVATDNAMKVTTDAVQVLGGAGYTRDFPVERNMREAKVMQIFEGTNQIQRLVISRHLAR, encoded by the coding sequence ATGCCCGCCATCCGCCACCTGCCGACCCAGGAGTCGGCGGACCTGATCGCGCTGACCCGGGAGATCGCGGCCAAGGAGCTGGCGCCGCGGGTCGCGGACGCCGAGCGCACCGGGGAGTTCGCGCGCGAGGTGTTCACGACGCTGGGACGGGCCGGGCTGCTGACGCTCCCCTACCCGGAGGAGTTCGGCGGCGGCGCCCAGCCGTACGAGATCTACCTGCAGGTTCTCGAGGAGATCGGCGCGGTGTGGGCGAGCGTGGGCGTCGGGGTGAGCGTGCACGCGCTGTCGTGCTTCCCGCTGTTCGCGTTCGGGACGGACGAGCAGCGCGCCCGGTGGCTCCCGGACATGCTGTCGGGCGAGCGGCTCGGCGCGTACTGCCTGTCCGAGGCGCACGCGGGGTCGGACCCGGCGGCGATGCGCGCGAAGGCCGTCCGGGACGGTGACGCCTACGTGCTGAACGGCGCGAAGGCGTGGACGACGCACGGCGGGAAGGCCGACTTCTACACGGTGATGGCGCGGACGTCGGACGACGGGGCGCGCGGCATCTCGTGCTTCCACGTGCCGGCCGGGACGGACGGCCTGGAGTTCGACGCCCCCGAGGACAAGATGGGCCTGATGGGCTCGACCACCGCGACCGTGCGGCTGGAGGGCGTCCGGGTCCCGGCCGACCACCTGATCGGGCGGGAGGGGCAGGGGCTGTCGATCGCGCTGGCGGGGCTGGACGCGGGCCGGCTCGGCATCGCGGCGGTCGCGACGGGCCTCGCCCAGGGGGCGCTGGACACGGCGGTCGCGTACGCGAAGGAGCGCGAGGCGTTCGGCAAGGCGATCATCGAGCATCAGGGGCTCGCGTTCGTCCTGGCCGACATGGAGGCCGCGATCGAGTCCGCGCGGGCGACCTACCTGGCGGCGGCGCGGCTGAAGGACGCGGGACTGCCGTACGGGCGGGAGGCGTCGGTGGCGAAGCTGGTCGCGACCGACAACGCGATGAAGGTGACGACCGACGCCGTGCAGGTGCTCGGCGGGGCGGGCTACACGCGCGACTTCCCGGTCGAGCGCAACATGCGCGAGGCGAAGGTCATGCAGATCTTCGAGGGCACGAACCAGATCCAGCGGCTCGTGATCTCCCGCCACCTGGCCCGCTGA
- a CDS encoding DUF427 domain-containing protein, with protein sequence MSLTMPPGPLAGSPGEMVNFTIDGPKHRLFANDFPRRVRARFAGETVLDTERGKFVHETGLLPVLYVPEDDVRTDLLEKTEHTTHCPFKGDAAYWTLRVGDRAAENAVWAYPEPLPDSSWLRGYMAFYWGRMDAWFDEDEEVRGHLRDPFHRVDARATSRRVRVLRGGDVLADTGRAKLLSETGLVNRFYIPAEDVNTDLLVRSGTRTVCPYKGEATYWSLRDGAADVGWSYEEPLVDGAKVAGHLSFDHDDLTFEVGPPAP encoded by the coding sequence ATGTCGCTCACCATGCCGCCCGGCCCGCTGGCGGGCTCGCCCGGCGAGATGGTCAACTTCACGATCGACGGCCCCAAGCACCGGCTGTTCGCGAACGACTTCCCGAGGCGCGTCCGGGCCCGCTTCGCGGGCGAGACCGTCCTCGACACCGAACGAGGCAAGTTCGTGCACGAGACCGGGCTCCTGCCCGTCCTGTACGTGCCGGAGGACGACGTCCGCACCGACCTGCTGGAGAAAACCGAGCACACCACGCACTGCCCGTTCAAGGGCGACGCCGCTTACTGGACGCTGCGGGTGGGCGACCGGGCCGCCGAGAACGCCGTCTGGGCCTACCCGGAGCCGCTTCCGGACTCGTCCTGGCTGCGCGGGTACATGGCGTTCTACTGGGGCCGGATGGACGCCTGGTTCGACGAGGACGAGGAAGTGCGGGGGCACCTGCGCGACCCGTTCCACCGCGTGGACGCCCGCGCGACGTCCCGGCGCGTCCGTGTCCTGCGGGGCGGCGACGTCCTCGCGGACACCGGGCGGGCGAAGCTGCTGTCGGAGACGGGTCTGGTGAACCGGTTCTACATCCCGGCCGAGGACGTGAACACCGATCTCCTGGTGCGCAGCGGCACCCGCACGGTGTGCCCCTACAAGGGGGAGGCGACGTACTGGTCGCTGCGGGACGGCGCCGCCGACGTGGGGTGGTCGTACGAGGAGCCGCTGGTGGACGGCGCCAAGGTCGCCGGTCACCTGTCGTTCGACCACGACGACCTGACGTTCGAGGTCGGCCCGCCCGCGCCGTGA
- a CDS encoding TetR/AcrR family transcriptional regulator, with product MTSVDGTPRTRAERRRADLVDRLTDLFLARGFAGLGVADLAAELRCSKSTLYTVAASREQIIVTVVRAFFRRATGRVEAALDAVPVRDGPRERVGAYLRAISAELAPASPAFFADLDAFPPAREIYKENTGFAVRRVRALVREASPDGSAADAAFVGAVAGQVMESIHRGDIEAQTGLDDSAAYAALAALIVARITA from the coding sequence ATGACCTCGGTGGACGGCACGCCACGAACGCGCGCGGAACGCCGCCGCGCCGACCTCGTCGACCGCCTCACCGACCTGTTCCTCGCCCGCGGGTTCGCCGGGCTCGGCGTCGCCGACCTCGCCGCCGAGCTCCGCTGCTCCAAGAGCACCCTCTACACGGTCGCCGCCAGCCGCGAGCAGATCATCGTCACCGTCGTCCGCGCGTTCTTCCGGCGCGCGACCGGGCGGGTCGAGGCCGCGCTCGACGCCGTCCCCGTGCGGGACGGCCCGCGCGAGCGGGTCGGCGCCTACCTGCGGGCGATCTCCGCCGAGCTGGCGCCCGCGTCCCCGGCCTTCTTCGCCGACCTTGACGCGTTCCCGCCGGCCCGCGAGATCTACAAGGAGAACACCGGGTTCGCCGTCCGCCGCGTGCGGGCCCTGGTGCGCGAGGCGTCCCCGGACGGCTCCGCGGCGGACGCGGCGTTCGTCGGGGCCGTCGCCGGACAGGTCATGGAGTCGATCCACCGCGGCGACATCGAGGCCCAGACCGGCCTGGACGACTCCGCCGCCTACGCCGCCCTCGCCGCGCTCATCGTCGCCCGCATCACCGCGTGA
- a CDS encoding TetR/AcrR family transcriptional regulator produces MHPPQRTCQWKDRIGGTEEDTIEQSSYHHGNLRRAVLDAAADAIAESGPAGWSLRELARRAGVSHAAPAHHFGDKTGVLTAVAAEGYARFADALEAAGDDLHATGLAYVRFAVGNPAHFAVMFRPQLYRRDDPDLASARARADAVLARGVHGIVPGAEADADGTAAVAAWSIVHGFADLWLSGALPARLGDDPVDAAAPVIAHLFRP; encoded by the coding sequence TTGCATCCTCCGCAGCGAACTTGTCAATGGAAAGATAGGATCGGCGGGACGGAGGAGGACACCATCGAGCAGTCGAGCTACCACCACGGGAACCTGCGGCGCGCCGTCCTGGACGCCGCCGCCGACGCCATCGCCGAGTCGGGCCCGGCGGGCTGGAGCCTGCGCGAGCTGGCCCGCCGGGCGGGCGTCTCGCACGCCGCCCCCGCCCACCACTTCGGCGACAAGACGGGCGTGCTGACGGCCGTCGCCGCCGAGGGCTACGCGCGGTTCGCCGACGCCCTGGAGGCCGCGGGCGACGACCTGCACGCGACCGGGCTCGCCTACGTCAGGTTCGCCGTCGGCAACCCCGCCCACTTCGCGGTGATGTTCCGTCCCCAGCTCTACCGGCGGGACGACCCGGACCTGGCGTCCGCGCGGGCCCGCGCGGACGCCGTCCTCGCCCGCGGCGTGCACGGCATCGTCCCCGGCGCGGAGGCGGACGCCGACGGCACCGCGGCCGTCGCCGCGTGGTCGATCGTGCACGGCTTCGCGGACCTGTGGCTGAGCGGCGCCCTCCCGGCCCGGCTGGGCGACGACCCGGTCGACGCCGCCGCGCCGGTCATCGCGCACCTGTTCCGGCCCTGA
- a CDS encoding DUF3303 family protein yields the protein MRVMLRARMDTQVSNELVANGNLPEIMQSVLERLKPEAAYFHPLDGGRACTLVFDMSESSQLPSIAETFFQEFGAEIEIHPVMNVDEMQKGLAGLRS from the coding sequence ATGAGAGTGATGTTGCGGGCACGCATGGACACCCAGGTCTCGAACGAGCTCGTCGCGAACGGCAACCTGCCGGAGATCATGCAGTCGGTGCTGGAACGCCTCAAGCCCGAAGCCGCCTACTTCCACCCCCTCGACGGCGGGCGGGCCTGCACGCTCGTCTTCGACATGAGCGAGAGCTCCCAGTTGCCGAGCATCGCGGAGACGTTCTTCCAGGAGTTCGGCGCGGAGATCGAGATCCATCCGGTCATGAACGTCGACGAGATGCAGAAGGGGCTCGCGGGTCTGCGGAGCTGA
- a CDS encoding DUF742 domain-containing protein, with amino-acid sequence METPRERWIGRDAGPVVRPYAMTRGRTRTRGLVLDLVTVLVATGRPPGERVWLSREQRGLLELCRRPSTPADLASETDLPFRVVQILLEDLHHYGLIEEVQQARPADRPDPRLLMRVLDELRRL; translated from the coding sequence GTGGAGACGCCGAGAGAGCGCTGGATCGGCCGGGACGCGGGCCCGGTCGTGCGGCCGTACGCCATGACGCGCGGCCGCACCCGCACCCGCGGGCTCGTCCTCGACCTGGTCACCGTCCTGGTCGCGACCGGCCGCCCGCCGGGCGAGCGGGTGTGGCTGTCGCGCGAGCAGCGCGGGCTGCTGGAGCTGTGCAGGCGGCCCTCCACTCCCGCCGACCTGGCCTCGGAGACCGACCTGCCGTTCCGGGTGGTGCAGATCCTGCTGGAGGACCTGCACCACTACGGCCTCATCGAAGAGGTGCAGCAGGCCCGGCCCGCCGACCGTCCCGATCCCCGGCTACTGATGAGAGTGCTCGATGAACTTCGCCGCCTCTGA